The Pseudanabaena galeata CCNP1313 genome includes a region encoding these proteins:
- the rimO gene encoding 30S ribosomal protein S12 methylthiotransferase RimO, giving the protein MVNLVQTVKPTIAFSHLGCEKNRVDTEHMLGLLVQAGYQVDSNEELADYVIVNTCSFIEDARRESVRTLVELADMGKRIVIAGCMAQHFQQELLDEIPEAVALVGTGDYQKIVDVIERAEKGERVKEVTQVPTYIADDTVPRYRTTNEAVAYVRVAEGCDYRCAFCIIPHLRGDQRSRTIESIVTECDRLASEGVKEIILISQITTNYGLDIYGQPRLAELLTALGQVDVPWIRMHYAYPTGLTPKVINAMKSTPNVVPYLDLPLQHSHPDVLRAMNRPWQGRINDKIMEQLKAALPNAVTRTTFIVGFPDETEEQFEHLLEFVKRHEFDHVGVFTFSAEEGTPAFDLPNQLPEEVKQDRRDRIMAAQQEISFKNNQLEIGKTVDVLIEQENPDTGELIGRSARFAPDVDGVVYVRDPIGKATLGSMFSVKITAADHYDLFGEIV; this is encoded by the coding sequence ATGGTCAATCTGGTTCAAACCGTCAAACCCACGATCGCTTTCTCTCACTTGGGTTGTGAAAAGAACCGCGTCGATACGGAACATATGCTGGGCCTGTTAGTACAAGCAGGGTATCAAGTTGATAGCAATGAAGAGCTTGCCGATTATGTAATCGTCAACACCTGTAGCTTTATCGAAGATGCTCGCCGCGAATCCGTGCGAACATTGGTTGAACTTGCCGATATGGGCAAACGCATCGTCATTGCTGGCTGCATGGCGCAACATTTCCAGCAAGAACTTCTAGATGAAATTCCCGAAGCTGTCGCCCTAGTTGGTACTGGCGATTATCAAAAGATTGTCGATGTGATCGAACGTGCCGAGAAAGGCGAACGGGTTAAAGAAGTTACCCAAGTTCCTACCTATATTGCCGATGATACTGTGCCACGCTATCGCACTACCAACGAAGCAGTAGCCTATGTGCGCGTGGCTGAAGGCTGCGATTATCGTTGTGCATTTTGCATTATTCCGCACTTGCGTGGGGATCAGCGATCGCGCACAATTGAGTCGATTGTGACGGAATGCGATCGCCTTGCGAGTGAAGGAGTCAAAGAAATTATCTTGATTTCCCAAATTACTACTAATTATGGGTTAGATATTTACGGTCAGCCGCGCCTTGCCGAACTCTTAACCGCTCTTGGGCAAGTCGATGTGCCTTGGATCAGAATGCATTACGCCTATCCCACAGGCTTGACTCCAAAGGTAATCAACGCGATGAAGTCCACGCCTAACGTGGTTCCTTATTTAGATTTGCCATTACAGCATTCGCATCCCGATGTGTTAAGAGCGATGAATCGTCCTTGGCAAGGGCGGATCAATGACAAGATCATGGAGCAACTCAAAGCAGCACTTCCTAATGCGGTTACTCGCACAACTTTTATCGTTGGCTTCCCCGATGAAACCGAGGAACAGTTTGAGCATTTATTGGAATTTGTGAAGCGCCATGAATTCGATCATGTTGGTGTATTTACTTTCTCTGCTGAGGAGGGTACACCAGCTTTTGATTTGCCCAACCAATTACCTGAAGAAGTCAAACAAGACCGCCGCGATCGCATTATGGCTGCTCAACAGGAAATTTCTTTCAAGAATAACCAGTTAGAAATTGGTAAAACCGTGGATGTGTTGATCGAGCAGGAAAATCCTGATACAGGTGAACTCATTGGGCGATCGGCAAGATTTGCCCCTGATGTGGATGGTGTTGTCTATGTCCGCGATCCAATTGGCAAAGCAACTCTCGGCTCCATGTTTTCCGTCAAAATCACCGCCGCCGATCATTATGACCTATTTGGTGAAATCGTCTAA
- a CDS encoding phospholipase D-like domain-containing protein, translating to MGYVTYSRLHHQFRSLPRKIVYWLLFCGVAILIAIAANACQSDSGIVPALPQHPNIQVFFNQNQSARYTDPYRKIERLGDNLERVMIDNVSNAKFSLDVAVQELRLPNIAKAIVDARLRGVNVRLILENSYSRAWSELNPDEIEKLNSRDRERYQEFQKFADINNDGRLSEDELDRRDGLRLIKVTNVPWIDDTADGSKGSGLMHHKFMVIDDQIVLFGSANLTMSDIHGDFTRPETRGNANNLMRIDSKELAARFKKEFNLMWGDGPNGKPDSLFGTKKPSRKIDYLIIGGAQIRIKFSPDPRDTAREQTSNGLIATAIAGTKSNVDMALFVYTDQFISTILEERQRENVQIRALVSPQFAYRDYSATLDMWGLQSTQDCKTGKSSAWKQPIKTAGIPNLVFGDTLHHKFAILDRTLVLTGSHNWSNAANHTNDEVLVAIQNETVAAHYQREYDRLYQDATFGPTAKLVQATSKSCAERVNGKPKQMPDETEF from the coding sequence ATGGGTTATGTGACCTATTCGCGCCTCCATCATCAATTTCGATCGCTACCCCGAAAGATCGTTTATTGGCTGCTGTTTTGTGGTGTAGCTATATTAATAGCGATCGCGGCAAATGCTTGCCAATCTGATTCTGGTATCGTTCCAGCCTTACCACAGCATCCAAATATTCAAGTATTCTTTAATCAAAATCAATCCGCGCGATACACCGATCCATATCGTAAAATCGAGCGTTTGGGGGACAATCTTGAAAGAGTAATGATTGATAATGTCAGCAATGCTAAATTCAGCCTTGATGTTGCTGTTCAAGAATTACGCTTGCCAAATATTGCTAAAGCCATCGTCGATGCAAGATTGCGGGGTGTCAACGTTCGACTGATTCTTGAAAATAGCTATAGTCGGGCTTGGAGTGAATTAAATCCTGACGAAATTGAGAAGCTGAATTCCCGCGATCGCGAGCGCTACCAAGAATTTCAAAAATTTGCCGATATTAACAATGACGGTCGCTTAAGTGAAGATGAATTGGATCGTCGTGATGGTTTGCGGTTAATCAAAGTTACCAATGTTCCTTGGATTGATGATACCGCCGATGGCTCAAAAGGCAGTGGGCTAATGCACCATAAATTTATGGTGATTGATGATCAGATTGTTTTATTTGGCTCAGCCAACTTGACCATGAGCGATATTCATGGTGACTTTACTAGACCTGAGACTAGAGGTAATGCGAACAATCTTATGCGTATAGACAGCAAAGAACTTGCTGCAAGATTTAAGAAAGAATTTAACCTAATGTGGGGGGATGGACCAAATGGCAAGCCAGATAGTTTATTTGGCACTAAAAAACCTTCCCGTAAAATTGATTATCTGATTATTGGTGGTGCACAAATCCGCATCAAGTTTTCACCAGACCCTAGAGATACCGCCCGAGAGCAAACTAGTAATGGACTAATTGCAACGGCGATCGCAGGAACCAAAAGCAATGTCGATATGGCTCTATTTGTCTATACCGATCAATTCATTTCTACAATTCTCGAAGAGCGTCAACGCGAAAATGTTCAAATTCGAGCGTTAGTATCACCGCAATTTGCCTATCGTGATTACTCAGCAACTCTCGATATGTGGGGCTTGCAGTCTACCCAAGATTGCAAAACAGGCAAAAGCAGCGCATGGAAACAACCCATTAAAACTGCTGGTATTCCCAATCTCGTGTTTGGGGATACTTTGCACCATAAGTTTGCGATTCTTGATCGCACTTTAGTGCTGACAGGTTCACACAATTGGTCTAATGCGGCAAATCATACTAATGATGAGGTTTTAGTTGCCATTCAAAATGAGACTGTAGCAGCCCATTATCAAAGGGAATACGATCGCCTTTATCAAGATGCCACCTTTGGGCCCACCGCAAAACTAGTTCAAGCTACTTCCAAAAGCTGTGCTGAGCGGGTTAATGGTAAACCTAAGCAAATGCCTGACGAGACAGAGTTTTAA
- a CDS encoding YkgJ family cysteine cluster protein, which produces MATWQCISGCGACCHLDPSDRPDLADYLTPDELQKYLSMVGSDGWCINFDHLNRNCKIYEQRPRFCRVETDTFYDMFGVEPEELDDFAIACCEENIESIYGDRSLELLRFEQAISAT; this is translated from the coding sequence ATGGCAACTTGGCAATGTATTAGCGGCTGTGGCGCTTGCTGTCATCTCGATCCGAGCGATCGCCCTGATCTCGCAGATTACCTCACCCCCGATGAGCTACAAAAATACTTAAGTATGGTGGGTAGTGATGGTTGGTGTATTAACTTCGATCACCTTAATCGTAACTGCAAAATCTATGAGCAAAGACCTCGGTTTTGCAGAGTGGAAACCGATACCTTTTATGACATGTTTGGCGTGGAGCCAGAAGAACTAGATGACTTTGCGATCGCCTGTTGCGAAGAGAATATTGAGTCGATTTATGGCGATCGATCATTAGAACTATTACGCTTTGAGCAAGCAATTAGTGCTACTTGA
- a CDS encoding alpha/beta fold hydrolase — MVLTSTEAIAGQYWLWREQKIYFVKAGNNAQRPPLLLVHGFGASTDHWRKNISELSQEFEVYAIDLLGFGRSQKPAWQYSGHLWRDQLHDFITEQVQRPTVIAGNSLGGYSALCVAADYPQSVAGVILLNSAGPFTDTNPLGAKKVNPIQKAIAPALQKVLRQPWANQLLFTFVRQKSRIRNTLKKVYLDQSAVTDQLVEDIYRPSCDQGAAQVFASVFSTPQGKKVDELLGAMTCPLLMIWGEGDPWMNSRARGAKFREFYPSLTEHYINAGHCPHDESPQIVNKLIRDWYMSV, encoded by the coding sequence ATGGTTTTAACAAGTACTGAAGCGATCGCTGGTCAATACTGGCTGTGGCGAGAACAAAAAATTTATTTTGTCAAAGCGGGAAATAATGCTCAGCGTCCACCTTTGCTCTTAGTGCATGGGTTTGGCGCATCCACCGATCACTGGCGCAAGAATATCTCGGAACTTAGTCAAGAGTTTGAAGTATATGCGATCGACTTGTTAGGCTTTGGGCGATCGCAAAAACCTGCATGGCAATATAGCGGTCATCTTTGGCGGGATCAACTCCATGATTTTATTACCGAACAAGTTCAACGACCAACCGTAATAGCTGGGAATTCTCTTGGTGGTTATTCTGCTTTATGTGTAGCCGCCGATTATCCGCAATCAGTGGCAGGTGTGATCTTGCTCAATAGTGCGGGACCATTTACAGACACCAATCCCCTTGGTGCTAAGAAAGTCAATCCCATCCAAAAGGCGATCGCTCCAGCCTTGCAGAAAGTCTTACGCCAGCCTTGGGCAAACCAATTACTATTTACCTTTGTCCGCCAAAAATCGCGCATTCGTAACACCCTCAAAAAAGTCTATTTAGATCAATCCGCAGTTACCGATCAATTAGTCGAAGATATTTATCGTCCATCCTGTGATCAGGGGGCTGCACAGGTTTTTGCATCTGTATTTAGTACTCCACAAGGTAAAAAAGTCGATGAGTTGTTGGGAGCGATGACTTGTCCATTGCTGATGATTTGGGGTGAAGGTGATCCTTGGATGAATTCCCGTGCTAGGGGTGCAAAATTTCGTGAGTTTTATCCATCACTTACAGAGCATTACATTAATGCAGGGCATTGCCCCCACGATGAAAGCCCTCAAATCGTGAATAAATTAATTCGAGATTGGTACATGTCTGTATAG
- the pstB gene encoding phosphate ABC transporter ATP-binding protein PstB, with amino-acid sequence MNLTENNPSTHDIVLKANEVNVFYSSNTPAVAGVSLDILKNQITAFIGPSGCGKSTILRCFNRLNDLIEGARVKGSITFNGIDLYDPKIDAVAVRRHIGMVFQRPNPFPKSIYENIAFGPRINGFKGSKKDMDDLVEKSLRSAAIWDEVKDKLKESGLALSGGQQQRLCIARAIAVEPQVILMDEPCSALDPISTLRIEELMQELKQKYTLIIVTHNMQQASRSADMTAFFNTELADNGKRMGKLVEIDRTSIIFSSPKQVATEEYISGRFG; translated from the coding sequence ATGAATCTAACCGAGAATAATCCTTCAACTCACGATATTGTCTTGAAGGCAAATGAAGTGAATGTTTTTTATAGCTCTAATACCCCTGCGGTTGCTGGGGTTTCCTTAGATATCTTGAAAAATCAAATCACTGCTTTTATTGGACCATCAGGCTGTGGTAAAAGTACAATCTTAAGATGCTTCAACCGACTCAATGACTTGATTGAAGGCGCTAGAGTTAAAGGATCAATTACTTTTAATGGTATTGACCTATACGATCCCAAGATTGACGCAGTAGCAGTACGTCGTCACATTGGTATGGTATTTCAGCGCCCCAATCCCTTCCCCAAGTCAATCTATGAAAATATTGCCTTTGGACCAAGGATTAATGGCTTTAAGGGTTCTAAGAAGGACATGGATGATTTGGTGGAAAAATCATTGCGATCCGCAGCAATTTGGGATGAGGTCAAAGACAAACTTAAGGAAAGTGGTTTGGCTCTTTCTGGAGGTCAGCAACAACGTCTTTGTATCGCTCGTGCGATCGCCGTTGAGCCACAGGTAATCTTGATGGATGAGCCTTGCTCAGCGCTTGATCCGATCTCCACCCTTCGCATTGAAGAATTAATGCAGGAATTAAAGCAAAAATATACGCTGATTATCGTGACCCACAACATGCAACAAGCATCGCGATCGGCTGATATGACTGCTTTCTTTAATACCGAGCTTGCTGACAATGGCAAGCGGATGGGCAAGTTGGTAGAAATTGATCGTACTTCAATTATTTTCAGCAGTCCGAAGCAAGTAGCCACTGAGGAATACATTAGCGGCAGATTTGGATAA
- the pstA gene encoding phosphate ABC transporter permease PstA, translating to MTKGIDILESSDIPAGSSKFDPQLDSRNFWGKIFAYFCVFSAFFGLAVLIFLIFDVSSDGASRLNGDLFNNFPSRRPEESGYRAAIWGSVWMLAYVLILVVPIGVSSAIYLEEYAPKNWFTDIIDLNIYNLAGIPSIIYGLLGLGLFVQGIFGGRSVLLAGVLTITLLILPPVIVISREAIRAVPQSIRQASYGVGATKWQTISNHVLPAALPGIMTAVIISSSRGIGETAPIVVLGAGTVLFDPKPSPINFGALFSGRFGDVFTDTLWSNDNFFSVLPYQIYDWVGNPKPEFQTLASAGIIVLLVLVLGMNLLAIFIRNKVS from the coding sequence ATGACTAAAGGTATAGACATTTTAGAGTCCAGCGACATTCCAGCTGGTTCTTCAAAATTTGATCCTCAGTTAGATTCCAGAAATTTCTGGGGCAAAATATTCGCTTATTTTTGTGTTTTTTCAGCATTCTTCGGGCTAGCTGTACTTATTTTCTTGATTTTTGATGTTAGCTCCGATGGAGCTAGTCGCCTAAATGGGGACCTATTTAACAACTTCCCATCCCGTCGCCCCGAAGAATCTGGCTATCGAGCTGCAATCTGGGGATCAGTATGGATGCTCGCCTATGTATTAATCTTAGTAGTTCCTATTGGAGTCAGTTCCGCCATTTATTTGGAGGAATATGCCCCCAAAAACTGGTTTACTGACATAATTGACTTAAATATCTATAACTTAGCGGGTATTCCTTCAATTATTTACGGATTGCTAGGCTTAGGACTATTTGTACAAGGTATATTTGGCGGTCGTTCAGTTTTATTGGCTGGAGTGCTGACAATTACCTTACTGATTTTGCCACCAGTTATTGTGATTTCTAGAGAAGCAATTCGCGCAGTACCTCAGTCGATACGGCAAGCCTCCTATGGCGTTGGTGCAACCAAGTGGCAAACTATTTCTAACCATGTTTTGCCTGCTGCCTTGCCAGGGATCATGACTGCGGTGATCATTTCTTCATCTAGAGGTATTGGGGAAACTGCACCAATTGTGGTTTTAGGAGCAGGTACAGTTTTGTTTGATCCCAAACCATCCCCGATTAACTTTGGAGCTTTGTTTAGTGGTAGATTTGGAGATGTATTCACTGATACATTATGGTCAAACGATAACTTTTTCTCAGTGTTACCTTACCAAATTTATGATTGGGTAGGTAATCCCAAGCCAGAATTTCAAACCTTGGCTTCCGCAGGAATTATCGTTTTGTTAGTTTTGGTTTTGGGTATGAACCTTCTGGCTATCTTCATCCGCAATAAAGTGAGCTAA
- the pstC gene encoding phosphate ABC transporter permease subunit PstC yields the protein MTNPVIPPPVEDLDLYQRADRNIRESAIGYALMLAAIISVFTTLAIVYILASETINFFGNVSVGEFLFGKTLADGSYSCNWTPQFATKEFCVWPTVNGTILVAVIAMIVATPLGLATAVYLSEYASPRVSKLLRPAIELLAGVPTVVYGYFALTFITPFLEKFIPNLNGFNALSAGLVMGVMIIPTIASVSTDAMVAVPLALREAAFGLGSTRKEVSLQVVLPAALSGICAAIILGISRAVGETMIVAIAAGQRPTLTFDPRQTVGTMTAYIAQVAKGDSRVGSVEYQALFAVGMTLFLITLALNIISKTISKRFQETYD from the coding sequence ATGACAAATCCCGTAATTCCCCCTCCAGTTGAAGACCTCGATCTCTATCAACGCGCCGATCGCAATATTCGTGAGAGCGCTATCGGTTATGCTTTAATGCTAGCCGCTATTATTTCCGTATTTACCACTCTTGCGATCGTCTATATCCTTGCATCAGAAACAATCAACTTTTTTGGCAATGTCAGCGTTGGTGAGTTTTTATTTGGCAAAACCCTCGCAGATGGTAGTTACAGTTGTAACTGGACACCGCAGTTCGCGACTAAGGAATTTTGTGTATGGCCGACGGTCAATGGCACAATCCTTGTGGCAGTAATTGCGATGATTGTGGCAACACCTCTAGGATTAGCCACAGCGGTCTATCTATCAGAATATGCCTCACCGAGAGTCTCTAAGCTTTTAAGACCTGCGATCGAGCTTTTAGCTGGTGTACCCACAGTTGTCTATGGCTACTTTGCGCTTACCTTTATTACTCCTTTTCTCGAAAAATTCATTCCTAATCTGAACGGATTTAACGCATTAAGCGCTGGCTTAGTTATGGGTGTAATGATCATCCCCACGATCGCCTCCGTTAGTACTGATGCTATGGTCGCTGTGCCATTGGCGCTCCGAGAAGCCGCCTTTGGACTTGGCTCCACCAGAAAAGAAGTTTCACTTCAAGTTGTTTTGCCTGCGGCTCTTTCGGGAATTTGTGCCGCAATTATTCTGGGTATATCCCGTGCAGTCGGTGAGACGATGATTGTGGCGATCGCCGCAGGTCAACGTCCTACCCTAACCTTTGATCCTAGACAGACCGTTGGCACGATGACCGCTTACATCGCCCAAGTCGCTAAGGGTGACTCGCGAGTTGGCAGTGTGGAATACCAAGCCCTTTTTGCGGTTGGTATGACCCTATTTTTGATCACCCTTGCTCTCAACATTATCAGCAAGACGATTAGCAAACGGTTCCAAGAAACTTATGACTAA
- a CDS encoding PstS family phosphate ABC transporter substrate-binding protein: MMSKKSINRSVVKFVAGVTLAAVLASCSGSGTPTASTTGETTPAATQTTAAKDAAPAASNLSGNVTVDGSSTVAPISKAVAEEFAKANPGVKVPVGTSGTGGGFKKFCAGDTDISNASRPIKKAEEEDCKKNGVEFVEIPVAVDGLTVVVNKENTWAKCLTVAELKTMWSPDAQGKITNWNQVRPDFPDAKLALFGPGADSGTFDYFTEAINGKSKVSRTDFQPSEDDNIIVKGVQGDKNALGFFGVAYFEENAATLSAVEIDGGAGCVAPTADNINTGKYSPLSRPMLIYINKKSYSRPEVKAFVDFYVANQSKLAKEVGYVALPSAADALIAERVKTGKTGSTFHDAKAGTPIVDLLK; the protein is encoded by the coding sequence ATGATGTCTAAAAAGAGTATCAATCGTAGTGTAGTCAAGTTTGTAGCTGGTGTTACACTTGCCGCAGTTCTAGCCTCCTGTAGTGGTAGCGGCACTCCTACAGCCTCTACCACTGGTGAAACTACCCCCGCAGCGACACAAACAACGGCGGCTAAAGATGCTGCACCAGCAGCTTCTAATTTGTCTGGCAACGTTACTGTTGATGGTTCTAGCACCGTTGCACCAATATCTAAGGCTGTTGCTGAAGAATTCGCCAAGGCAAATCCTGGAGTAAAAGTTCCTGTCGGTACTAGCGGTACTGGCGGTGGCTTCAAGAAATTCTGTGCTGGTGATACCGATATCTCCAATGCTTCTCGTCCTATCAAAAAAGCAGAAGAAGAAGATTGCAAGAAGAACGGTGTGGAGTTTGTGGAAATTCCTGTAGCTGTTGATGGTTTGACCGTAGTTGTCAACAAGGAAAACACTTGGGCAAAATGTTTGACCGTTGCTGAACTGAAGACCATGTGGTCTCCTGATGCTCAAGGCAAGATCACCAACTGGAATCAAGTTCGCCCTGATTTTCCTGATGCTAAACTGGCGCTCTTTGGTCCTGGTGCTGACTCTGGTACTTTTGACTACTTCACCGAAGCGATCAATGGCAAGTCTAAGGTCAGCCGCACTGACTTCCAACCTAGCGAAGATGACAACATCATCGTTAAGGGTGTGCAAGGCGATAAGAATGCACTAGGATTCTTTGGTGTTGCTTACTTTGAAGAAAACGCCGCTACTTTAAGTGCTGTAGAAATTGATGGTGGTGCTGGCTGTGTTGCGCCAACTGCCGACAATATCAACACTGGTAAGTACTCACCTTTGTCTCGTCCTATGTTGATCTACATCAACAAGAAATCCTATTCACGTCCTGAAGTTAAGGCTTTCGTTGACTTCTACGTCGCTAATCAAAGCAAGCTGGCTAAGGAAGTGGGTTATGTAGCTCTTCCTAGTGCTGCTGATGCCTTAATTGCCGAGCGCGTCAAGACTGGCAAGACTGGTTCCACCTTCCACGATGCTAAGGCTGGTACTCCCATCGTTGATTTGTTGAAGTAA
- a CDS encoding sigma-70 family RNA polymerase sigma factor, producing MTTATLTIQSDIPTQSSITTHKVREFSSADKTTTLELLKQYRKAPSAYLRDRIVRLNIGLVKKEVHFWADRHSELYDDLLQVGALGLIGAVDRFELNRGYAFSSFAVRYIRGEIQHYLRDKNSSVRIPRRWMDLQQQSVRVMQKLRNTLQREPSAKEVANALGVTLSEWQEAKLACQNRAPLSLDAPIRSEEDDSSSIGDLVADPRSNMQLQQEEKFRLQQALSLLEQRTREIVEFVFIEDLPQREVAKMLGVSAVTISRQLKKGLSTLRCALEAEAC from the coding sequence ATGACCACCGCAACACTCACCATTCAGTCCGATATTCCTACTCAATCGAGCATCACTACTCATAAAGTACGTGAGTTTTCATCTGCGGACAAAACCACTACCCTCGAACTGCTCAAGCAATATCGCAAAGCACCATCAGCATACCTACGCGATCGCATCGTGCGCTTAAATATTGGTCTAGTCAAAAAAGAAGTACATTTCTGGGCTGATCGGCATTCAGAACTATATGATGATTTACTACAAGTGGGCGCATTGGGTCTAATCGGCGCAGTTGATCGCTTTGAACTAAATCGCGGCTATGCCTTCAGCTCCTTTGCCGTCCGCTACATTCGCGGCGAAATCCAGCATTATCTACGGGACAAAAACTCATCAGTACGCATCCCTCGCCGTTGGATGGATTTGCAACAGCAATCAGTACGAGTAATGCAAAAATTGCGTAACACTTTGCAAAGAGAACCTTCCGCAAAGGAAGTTGCTAATGCCCTTGGCGTAACCCTCAGCGAATGGCAAGAAGCAAAACTCGCCTGTCAAAATCGCGCTCCCTTAAGCCTTGATGCACCAATCCGTTCTGAAGAAGATGATTCTTCCTCTATCGGTGATCTGGTTGCCGATCCTAGAAGTAATATGCAACTACAACAGGAAGAGAAGTTCCGTTTACAGCAAGCTCTCTCTCTCTTAGAGCAACGCACTAGAGAAATTGTTGAGTTTGTCTTCATTGAAGATCTTCCTCAAAGAGAAGTTGCCAAAATGTTAGGAGTGAGCGCAGTTACAATCTCACGCCAACTCAAGAAAGGTTTATCAACATTGCGTTGTGCATTAGAGGCTGAAGCCTGTTAA